The following coding sequences are from one Plectropomus leopardus isolate mb chromosome 10, YSFRI_Pleo_2.0, whole genome shotgun sequence window:
- the LOC121949308 gene encoding alpha-1,6-mannosylglycoprotein 6-beta-N-acetylglucosaminyltransferase A-like codes for MRKPKGPLSRTVCLLMVIGFIWCLSLPYFILSSADQRGISATKLRQHGKVWMETGRAEEIMTRIVKFVDDLLNIVGYSNNFSRPPPLRDYQEELQLLQIKMEAEKEKGQLRDEMIKELRSEKIQLQQQVAHGEELLKLQAEKEEKKLKSASPPPPLRDYKEELQSLRIKMEAEKEKGEMRDEMIKELRSDKLHLQQQVAHLEELLKLQAEKKEMTLQQVKTDDKIEEDKNCPLPPLDGYPDCMGKLKWMKGSWKSDPCYSLHGVNGSLCSNLIYLSEIESWCPVLPGRVIPVEEKAGSDHAVVQESLKDLYPLLDKRVQFRWIRQRIGSMEKIWVEAGRSLSAKYNLTERKAKQILVHPGAVTDESHVRIAEAAFSGGPLGELVQWSDLISTLYILGHHVHLTASIPDLKYFLGVKTGGCPPRQSKVEVDLIYTDIIGLRQIQAILNASWIKYRCKIRVLDTFGTEPDFNHIGWAKKHNLSSPFGSLHLIPMQFYTMFPHTPDNTFLGFVVQHQLSSEQAELLKSTSRQNQALVYGKRGTFWKGKEAYVDIIHKYLEVHGTVDSSATIPKYVKNHGIVKGTEVQTLLRQSKVFVGLSFPYEGPAPLEAIANGCAFLNPRLYPPQSSLNTDFFKGKPNIREVTSQHPYAEAIGEPYVWMVDMHNSTDVERALTSILNQTLEPYLPYEFSCEGMLQRVNSLIEKQDLCSSTASWPPLSALQVVEAKVNMSCKQECQRAGLICEPAFFPHVNNAENLAKYSVDCQTSELSDSHLVFPAYNSSSKHCLFQSDSLLFSCVRSDPALIRVCPCRDYIKDQIALCKACV; via the exons ATGAGAAAGCCGAAAGGTCCTCTGTCGAGGACCGTGTGTTTGCTGATGGTCATTGGTTTCATCTGGTGTCTGAGTTTACCATATTTCATCCTG AGCAGCGCTGATCAGCGGGGCATCAGTGCTACCAAACTGAGGCAACATGGCAAAGTGTGGATGGAAACAGGCAGGGCTGaag AAATAATGACGAGGATTGTTAAATTTGTGGATGATCTCCTGAACATTGTGGGATACTCTAACAACT tctctcGCCCACCTCCACTGAGAGACTATCAAGAGGAACTGCAATTACTCCAGATTAAAATGgaggcagaaaaagagaaaggacaACTGAGGGATGAGATGATAAAGGAGCTGCGTTCTGAAAAAATCCAGCTGCAGCAACAAGTGGCTCACGGCGAGGAACTCCTAAAGCTACAGGCTgagaaggaagagaaaaaactCAAATCTG cctCTCCCCCGCCTCCCTTGAGGGACTACAAAGAGGAATTACAGTCACTCCGGATTAAAATGgaggcagaaaaagagaaaggagaaatgAGGGATGAGATGATCAAGGAGCTGCGTTCTGACAAACTCCATCTGCAGCAACAAGTGGCTCACTTGGAGGAACTTCTGAAGCTACAGGCAGAGAAGAAAGAGATGACACTCCAACAAGTCAAAACTG atGATAAAATCGAAGAGGATAAAAACTGCCCACTCCCACCATTGGATGGATACCCAGATTGTATGGGGAAATTGAAG TGGATGAAGGGAAGTTGGAAGTCTGACCCTTGCTACAGTCTTCATGGGGTGAATGGATCTCTGTGCTCCAACCTCATCTACCTCAGTGAG ATAGAGTCATGGTGTCCTGTGCTTCCAGGCCGAGTTATTCCAGTAGAGGAAAAG GCAGGGTCTGACCATGCAGTGGTACAGGAAAGTCTAAAAGATCTGTACCCCCTTCTGGACAAGAGAGTCCAGTTTCGTTGGATTCGCCAAAGAATTGGCAGTATGGAGAAGATCTGGGTCGAGGCTGGACGTTCTCTTTCAGCCAAATACAACCTCACAGAGAGGAAAGCCAAACAG ATTCTGGTGCATCCTGGAGCAGTTACAGATGAATCTCATGTTAGAATAGCAGAGGCTGCCTTCAGTGGGGGTCCCCTTGGGGAGCTAGTCCAGTGGAGTGACCTCATCTCCACACTTTACATCCTGGGCCACCATGTTCACCTTACTGCTTCCATACCCGACCTCAAATA TTTTCTAGGGGTTAAGACAGGTGGCTGCCCACCTCGTCAGTCAAAAGTGGAAGTAGACTTGATCTATACTGACATTATTGGCCTCAGACAGATTCAGGCAATACTAAACGCATCTTGGATCAAATACAG GTGCAAGATTCGTGTGTTGGACACTTTCGGCACTGAGCCAGACTTTAATCACATAGGTTGGGCCAAAAAGCACAACCTTAGTAGTCCATTTGGCAGCCTGCACCTGATCCCAATGCAATTCTACACCATGTTCC CTCATACACCAGACAACACATTCCTGGGCTTTGTGGTGCAGCACCAGCTGAGTTCTGAACAAGCTGAGCTGTTAAAGTCTACCTCAAGACAAAACCAGGCACTTGTGTATGGCAAGAGAGGCACATTTTGGAAG GGTAAAGAGGCTTATGTGGACATTATCCACAAGTACTTGGAGGTCCATGGGACAGTTGATAGCAGTGCTACGAttccaaaatatgtgaaaaaccACGGCATTGTCAAAGGCACTGAAGTTCAGACCCTGCTGAGACAGAGCAAG GTTTTTGTTGGATTGTCTTTCCCATATGAAGGCCCCGCCCCATTGGAGGCAATAGCCAATGGTTGTGCTTTCCTGAACCCCAGGTTATACCCGCCACAGAGTAGCCTTAACACTGACTTCTTCAAGGGAAAACCCAACATCCGAGAG GTGACATCCCAGCATCCTTATGCCGAAGCCATAGGAGAGCCCTATGTTTGGATGGTAGATATGCATAACTCCACAGATGTGGAGAGAGCTCTCACTTCTATCCTCAATCAGACT CTTGAGCCATACCTTCCCTATGAGTTTTCCTGTGAAGGGATGCTCCAAAGGGTCAACAGCCTGATTGAGAAACAG GACCTCTGCAGTAGTACAGCGAGCTGGCCCCCACTGAGCGCACTCCAAGTTGTTGAGGCAAAGGTGAACATGTCCTGTAAACAGGAATGCCAGAGGGCGGGGCTGATATGTGAACCTGCATTCTTCCCGCATGTTAACAATGCTGAAAATCTTGCCAA ATACAGTGTAGACTGTCAAACATCTGAGCTTTCTGACAGTCATTTGGTGTTTCCAGCCtacaacagcagcagtaaacACTGTCTGTTCCAGTCCGACTCCCTGCTCTTCAGCTGTGTGAGGTCAGACCCGGCCTTGATTCGTGTCTGCCCCTGCAGAGACTACATTAAGGACCAAATAGCCTTATGCAAAGCATGTGTCTAA